In Mytilus edulis chromosome 6, xbMytEdul2.2, whole genome shotgun sequence, the following proteins share a genomic window:
- the LOC139526967 gene encoding E3 ubiquitin-protein ligase TRIM71-like, with protein sequence MAASDIKFCNLCKEDDVNNEAITWCTECDTFLCHDCDKHHSRNKSSKQHTTLLSNDYEKLPDFIKKTSNMCPYHDQRYELYCPNHSAACCLQCFTDKHQNCKDLKRLTDIMKDVKSLTSVTRVEQDLNDANENYEMIITYLNRRLSTILNQKKTKIEEINLIRKSLNEHLDNLEQRVIKELDVEHNKLETETKKVINQVETKRSRVKNYLEDLTKMKNFATELQTFIGIQEMENMTTEEVRYLQKLIQSGDLDELNIEVNISSDVKSSVQKLICFGSVSVSSVPCSLELKKKVECQVPISVPAVKTINDISPVLKQKIMLPKNATNITGCQILPNGHLLFVDKTAKQLIKYKNKDNDIETVITFGDTPYYVCYIKENTVAVTLCDSHKIVKIDLVSREISKTIVRENNTKCYGIDSNGKVIVVAEYLNSDMSESVYILDLEGRELRCIKMNSKLWECLTMFKDKFYCTNWKSNKVLSMQDDGDTLWENDTKELNKPIGIAIDNNQFIYVACEKSNNIIIISPDGLTSRMLLSEANEINVPTDISIDRKTQSLLVSNRTNGVAFLFRI encoded by the coding sequence ATGGCCGCGTCTGATATCAAGTTTTGTAACTTATGTAAAGAAGATGACGTCAACAATGAAGCAATAACATGGTGCACAGAATGCGATACATTTCTATGCCATGATTGTGACAAACACCATTCAAGAAATAAATCATCAAAACAACATACAACTCTTCTATCAAACGACTATGAGAAGTTACCAGATTTTATCAAAAAGACAAGTAACATGTGTCCTTATCATGACCAGAGATACGAACTGTATTGTCCAAATCATTCAGCTGCTTGTTGTTTGCAGTGCTTTACAGACAAACATCAGAACTGCAAGGATTTAAAACGCCTGACTGATATTATGAAAGATGTAAAATCGTTAACGTCAGTGACCCGTGTTGAACAAGATTTGAATGATGCTAACGAAAATTATGAAATGATCATTACATATTTGAATCGTCGACTATCAACGATACTAAATCAGAAAAAGACTAAAATCGAAGAAATTAACCTTATACGCAAATCTTTAAATGAACATTTGGATAATTTAGAACAAAGAGTGATAAAGGAACTAGATGTAGAACATAACAAGCTGGAGACAGAAACAAAGAAAGTTATAAATCAGGTGGAGACCAAACGTAGTCGTGTCAAAAACTATCTAGAAGACCTCACAAAAATGAAGAATTTCGCAACTGAGCTCCAAACTTTTATTGGGATACAGGAAATGGAAAATATGACGACAGAAGAAGTTAGATATCTTCAGAAATTAATACAATCAGGCGACCTTGACGAATTGAATATCGAAGTAAACATTTCGTCCGATGTAAAATCCTCTGTACAAAAGCTCATATGTTTTGGAAGCGTTTCTGTAAGTTCGGTTCCATGTAGTTTAGAACTGAAAAAGAAAGTTGAATGTCAAGTACCAATATCTGTTCCTGCGGTGAAAACGATTAATGATATCAGTccagttttaaaacaaaaaatcatgcTCCCCAAAAACGCCACGAATATAACTGGTTGTCAAATTCTGCCGAATGGTCACCTTTTATTTGTAGATAAGACAGCCAAGCAACTGATAAAATATAAGAACAAAGATAATGACATAGAAACAGTCATCACGTTCGGAGATACACCTTATTATGTTTGCTATATCAAAGAAAATACTGTTGCAGTTACTCTATGCGACAGTCACAAAATCGTAAAGATCGATTTAGTCAGTAGAGAAATAAGTAAAACCATTGTACGAGAAAATAATACAAAGTGCTATGGCATTGATTCCAATGGCAAAGTAATAGTTGTTGCAGAATATCTAAATAGTGATATGAGTGAAAGTGTTTATATTCTAGATCTTGAGGGTAGAGAACTTAGATGcataaaaatgaattcaaaattgTGGGAATGTCTTACTATGTTTAAAGACAAATTCTACTGCACTAATTGGAAAAGCAACAAAGTGTTGTCTATGCAGGACGATGGAGACACGTTATGGGAAAATGACACCAAAGAATTAAACAAACCGATAGGCATAGCGATAGATAACAACCAGTTTATCTATGTAGCATGTGAAAAAAGCAACAATATCATTATAATTTCACCGGATGGTCTAACAAGTAGGATGTTATTGTCAGAAGCCAACGAAATCAACGTACCGACAGACATCTCCATTGACAGAAAAACACAGAGTCTTCTTGTTAGTAATAGGACAAACGGTGTTGCTTTCCTGTTTAGAATTTAA